The proteins below are encoded in one region of Oncorhynchus masou masou isolate Uvic2021 chromosome 15, UVic_Omas_1.1, whole genome shotgun sequence:
- the LOC135556899 gene encoding zona pellucida sperm-binding protein 3-like has product MALCISFLLLLTFGCSATVQQLYPEAESWSQVAHAPGRLVSQYSTVQEQARFQPRPVQWPARVQTPTQVQNPFLQSKQTFNEPLTWRYPEDPVKEVQLAIDEQRPLPVPASSIAVQCGETAARVEVKRDLLGIGQLIHPADLTLGGCAVTGEDASAQVLIFVTELHECGSTLTMTEDSLVYVFTLRYTPATLGSSPIVRTTEVVVWVECHYQRNHDVSSDSVKPTWNPYASTKVAEELLYFSLRLMTDNWQLERPSKEYVLGDIINFEASVVQFYHVPLRVFVDNCVATVIPNTNTVPRYAFIENRGCLVDTMLTGSRSQFIPRTTDDTLQFQIDAFRFHVVNTGSLYVTCLLKATTASSPIDHENKACSFSNGWREASKKDQVCGCCDTDCGMRREPDPGFQWEQDISVGPLNIKEKLLD; this is encoded by the exons ATGGCTCTCTGTATTTCATTCCTCCTACTTCTTACCTTTGGCTGTTCAGCTACAGTTCAGCAGCTTTATCCGGAAGCGGAATCTTGGAGCCAAGTGGCACATGCCCCTGGGAGATTAGTTTCACAGTATAGCACTGTTCAAGAACAAGCCAGATTTCAACCAAGGCCTGTGCAATGGCCCGCCAGGGTCCAGACACCGACGCAAGTTCAAAACCCTTTCCTCCAGTCAAAGCAGACCTTCAATGAGCCTTTGACCTGGAGATATCCTGAAGATCCAGTCAAAGAGGTGCAGTTGGCTATTGATGAGCAGAGACCGCTTCCTGTGCCTGCCAGTAGCATTGCAGTTCAATGTGGGGAGACTGCTGCTCGTGTGGAAGTCAAGCGAGATCTGCTCGGTATCGGCCAACTCATTCACCCAGCGGATCTTACCTTGGGAGGCTGTGCTGTCACTGGGGAGGATGCTTCCGCTCAAGTTCTGATCTTTGTCACTGAGCTGCACGAATGTGGCAGCACTCTGACG ATGACTGAGGATTCACTTGTCTATGTCTTCACACTCCGTTATACACCAGCCACCCTGGGCAGCAGCCCCATTGTTCGGACTACAGAAGTGGTGGTCTGGGTTGAGTGCCACTATCAAAG AAATCATGATGTGAGCAGTGATTCAGTGAAGCCCACCTGGAATCCCTATGCCTCCACTAAGGTTGCAGAGGAGCTCCTCTACTTCTCCCTGAGGCTAATGACTG ACAACTGGCAGTTGGAGAGACCCAGCAAAGAGTACGTCCTTGGAGATATTATTAACTTTGAAGCTTCTGTCGTCCAGTTCTACCATGTGCCCCTCCGAGTCTTTGTGGACAACTGTGTAGCCACAGTCATCCCAAACACCAACACTGTCCCAAGATATGCCTTCATCGAGAACCGTGG TTGTCTGGTTGACACCATGCTGACAGGCTCCAGGTCCCAGTTCATACCTCGCACCACGGATGACACGCTCCAGTTCCAGATCGATGCCTTTAGGTTTCATGTTGTGAACACTGGCTCA CTTTACGTTACCTGCCTCCTGAAAGCCACAACCGCTTCATCCCCTATTGATCATGAGAACAAGGCTTGTTCCTTCTCAAATGG ATGGCGCGAGGCCAGTAAGAAAGACCAGGTGTGTGGCTGTTGTGACACAGACTGTGGCATGAGAAGGGAACCGGATCCAG GTTTCCAGTGGGAGCAGGACATTTCTGTTGGTCCTCTCAACATAAAGGAAAAGCTTCTTGACTGA